One genomic segment of Chelonia mydas isolate rCheMyd1 chromosome 1, rCheMyd1.pri.v2, whole genome shotgun sequence includes these proteins:
- the CAV2 gene encoding caveolin-2: MGLEKETGDTKIFMAEDSFGSSGGPAPAGPEKRAENGPCRDPRGLNTHLKLGFEDVIAEPASSHSFDKVWICSHAVFELSKYVLYKLLTLFLAIPLALVAGIVFAVLSCLHIWIVMPFVKTCLMVLPSVETVWKSVTDVLIAPLFQSLGRCFATVNIRLDQE, encoded by the exons ATGGGGCTGGAGAAGGAGACGGGAGACACGAAGATCTTCATGGCCGAGGACAGCTTCGGGAGCTCCGGCGGCCCCGCGCCAGCCGGCCCGGAGAAGCGGGCGGAGAACGGCCCGTGCAGAGACCCGCGCGGGCTGAACACCCACCTGAAG CTGGGGTTTGAGGATGTCATAGCAGAGCCTGCATCATCTCACTCCTTTGACAAAGTTTGGATCTGCAGCCACGCTGTCTTTGAGCTCAGCAAATACGTGCTGTACAAGCTCCTGACTCTATTCCTTGCCATCCCACTGGCTCTGGTTGCAGGAATTGTCTTTGCAGTACTTAGCTGTCTGCATATCTG GATTGTGATGCCTTTTGTAAAGACCTGCCTCATGGTCTTGCCTTCAGTGGAGACTGTATGGAAGAGTGTGACGGATGTTCTTATTGCACCATTATTTCAGAGCCTAGGTCGATGCTTTGCTACAGTCAATATACGCCTGGACCAAGAGTAA